In Thermocrinis jamiesonii, the genomic stretch CTTAGTAAGCTACCATCGGCAAGCTCAAAAAGAAGCTCTCCGTTTATAACTGCCGCAGCTTTTATAACACCCCTCAAGCCAACTTGCACGTAAGGATATTCCATTCCGTCTTTGTATATCTTAACTTTAAACTGCCCTCCTGGAAAGCCATCCAAACTGAGTTCATTTAAACCCTTTTTAAGGTCCATCCTTAACTCTTTCACTACCGTATCTCCATCCATAAACTTAACGACCACATCGTTTATATCTTCCGAAGAAAGAAGAGTGTATTTTCCTTCCTTTAGCGTGCTAACCTCATCAACCGAAAAAACAACATCCTTACCCACTAGGGAAAGACTGGAAATTAGGGTAGATTGGTTGAAGAGAGCCTTTATACCTTCGGTAAAAGATCTTATGTCGTTAAAAAACCTAACTTGGTTTAACTTGACCACATCGTCTAACATCTTTGAAAGGTCCTGTGCTTGGAAAGGATCCTGATATCTTAGCGTCTCCAGATATATTTTTAGAAAATCTTCGGAGCTCATACTATCTACACCAGGGGTGTAATTAGGTGGCAAAACCTTTGGTGCGAATGGTTTCAAGCTTACTTCCATCTTTACCCCTCCTTTCTTTTTTTAAATCCTTTTGGAGTATTTAGGCAAAGCTCCTTTCAACATAGCTTGCATTTTCAATGCTTCCCCTTATGGCGTATATCCCTACTTCGTTCTCTAAGATGATCCGATTGTTTTTAACCTGCACCTTTACTATGTTTCCCTCTTTCGGGTTTAGTTTCTTTCTTATGTCGCTCGGCAGAGCTATCAGTCCCCTTGCCATTACATTTATTATTTCCTCCATAAGTTTGAATATATGGAGTGGTTTGACAATGTCAAGCAATTTACGATTAAACTACATCAAACTTCTGGAGAACATCTATTTACGTTGCCAAAGCATTGAGGACAAAGGTCAAAGAAGACCAAAACACCAAGTCCTCCAAGCATCATATTTACCTGAGTTATAACCAAATTTTCCTGTCTTTCTGGTAATATTTGATACTTTTCAAGCTTTAGCCCACAGGCGGTCATACCTTCCTCTTGACCAAGCTTGTGAAATTGAAAGACAAGTCTTCTTGTTCTTCTGCACTTCATCCACTTCGGATTTAGATCAAGCATTACAAAATTTATCTGAACGTTTTTGTCTATCAGCTGAGCCCTTTCTAAAAGCCTCTCATACTTCTCTTTTTCTTTCATAGCTTAAAACCTCCTCCAATAGAGCTTTTGCCATATTTTCTTCGCTTACTTTCTTTATAGGTTTTCCGTCTTTGAATAGCCAAGCAAAACCCTTCCCACACGCAAGCCCAAGATCTGCCTCTTTTGCCTCCCCTATGGCATTGACCACACACCCCATTATGGCAATCTTCAGAGGTTTATCCAAGCCCTTTAATTTTTCCTCCACTTCCTTAACTACCTTAGGCAAATCTACCTCTATTCTACCGCAGGTGGGGCAGGCTATGATTTCTATACCCCTCCTTCTTAGCCCCAGAGATTGAAGTATGGCATAAGCGGTTTCTACTTCCACTTCTGGGTCATCCGTCAAAGAAACCCTTATCGTATC encodes the following:
- a CDS encoding AbrB/MazE/SpoVT family DNA-binding domain-containing protein, which translates into the protein MARGLIALPSDIRKKLNPKEGNIVKVQVKNNRIILENEVGIYAIRGSIENASYVERSFA
- a CDS encoding flagellar hook assembly protein FlgD, which produces MEVSLKPFAPKVLPPNYTPGVDSMSSEDFLKIYLETLRYQDPFQAQDLSKMLDDVVKLNQVRFFNDIRSFTEGIKALFNQSTLISSLSLVGKDVVFSVDEVSTLKEGKYTLLSSEDINDVVVKFMDGDTVVKELRMDLKKGLNELSLDGFPGGQFKVKIYKDGMEYPYVQVGLRGVIKAAAVINGELLFELADGSLLSPSKIIYIGGA